A region of the Methylobacterium nodulans ORS 2060 genome:
GTGAAATCAACCGGAGGCGGGAAGGCCCGCCGGGCGGGCCGAAGCCGCCTCCGCGGCATTGACACGGAGCGGGCTGCGCGGCTAGTGAACCATTCTTGGCGCGCGGACCGGACGGTCCGCGCGCCGTCGCGTTCGCGGCAACCCATCGGGCGGCCCGGGCGTCAACTGCCAAGAAGACGGTGCCCGGCCTCGCGCCGGAGCCCGGATGGAACACGAGACCAGAACGATGTTCGCAGTCATCAAGACCGGCGGCAAGCAGTACCGCGTCGCCGCCAACGACGTCATCACGATCGCCAAGCTCGAGGGCGAGGCCGGCACGGCGGTGACCTTCGGCGAGGTGCTCCTCTACGCCGATGGCGAGGGGGCCACGCAGGTGGGCGCGCCGACTGTGTCCGGCATCAGCGTGGCGGGCGAGATCGTCGCGCAGAAGCGCGGCCCGAAGATCATCGCCTTCAAGAAGCGCCGCCGGCAGAATTCGCGCCGCAAGCGCGGCCATCGCCAGGATTTCACCGTGGTGCGCGTCACGGGAATCAGCGCCGCCTGAGCAAGGCCGGCCGCAGATCCCTTAGGAAGATTCAGGAGTTAGCCCGATGGCTCACAAGAAAGCAGGCGGCTCGTCCCGCAACGGCCGCGATTCCGACGGCCGCCGTCTCGGCGTGAAGAAGTTCGGCAACGAGGCCGTGATCGCCGGCAACATCATCGTGCGTCAGCGCGGCACGCGCTGGCATCCCGGCGCCAATGTCGGGATGGGCCGCGACCACACCCTGTTTGCGCTCACGGCCGGCCGCGTCCAGTTCGCGAAGAAACACGGCCGAGCTTACGTAACGGTCGTTCCGGCCCAAGCGGCCGCAGAGTAAGCCGACGGAGCCAGTGACGAAGGAGCTCCGCCGGTGTTCCCCACACCGACCCGGCGGATCCGAAGTCCTGGCCCTGAAACGGCCGAGCTCCGATCGAGACCCGGGGGGAGGGTGGGGCACCACCTTCCCCTTTGTCGTTCTCGTGGCCGCGCGAGGGCGGTTTTAGCCCTTCCCGGTCGGATCGGAGTCAGCCGATGTTCCCCGACCTCACCCGCGACGACGTTTTCCGGCTTGAGACCCGCAGGCTCTGGCTGCGCTGGCCCCGCCAAGCCGATGCGCAGGCCATCGTACGCCTCGCCGGGGAGAAAGCCGTCGCCGAGATGACCGCGCGGATTCCGCATCCGCTCGATCCCCGTGAGGCCGATGCGTTCGTCCTGCAGGCGCGGCGCGACAATGCTGAGGGGAAGGCGCTCACCATGGCGATCACGCCCCGGCGCCAGCCGCAGACGCTGATCGGCGTGGTCGGGATCGAGCCCGACCACGAGCAGGACGGCCCGCATCTCGGCTACTGGCTCGGCGCGCCGCATTGGGGGCAGGGCCTCGCCACCGAAGCAGCGCGGGCGATGATCGATGCCTTCTTCGCCTATACGGAGGGGGCGGCGCTCACCTCGTCGGCCCGGGTCGTCAACCCGGCCTCGCGGCGGGTGCTGGAGAAGTGCGGCTTCGCTGCGGTCGGGTCGGGCCTGCGGTCTTTCCCGGCCCGGGGCGGCCTCTTCCCGGTCGATCATTTCCGCCTCGACCGGCGCGCCTGGGACAGCCTGAAGACGTGGCACGCCGCGGGCCTCGTCTTCGGCCGCCACACATCCTCGGGCGAGAGCCTGGGCCCGGGCGCCTGACGATCCTGGCCGGAGGGGCACGCCCTCCGGCCATCCCGCGTTGACGCCTAAGAGAGACGAAGCGTTGGCAGGCCAACGCTTCGTCTCTCTTAGGTTTTTGATGTGTCGCAGGTTTTTGTCGGAAAACCGCAAGGCACTTTTCTAAAAACCTGCTTAGGGAGGTCCGTGCCGTGAAGTTCCTCGACGAAGCCAAGGTCTACATCCGCTCCGGCGATGGCGGGGCCGGCTGCGTGTCGTTCCGGCGCGAGAAGTTCATCGAGTTCGGCGGGCCGGATGGCGGCGACGGCGGCCGCGGCGGCGACGTCTGGGCCGAATGCGTGGAGGGTCTCAACACCCTCATCGACTACCGCTATCAGCAGCACTTCAAGGCGAAGAAGGGCGAGCACGGCTCGGGCCGCAACCGGGCCGGCGCCAAGGGGGCGGATGTGGTGCTGAAGGTCCCGGCCGGCACGGAGATCCTGGCCGAGGACCGCGAGACCCAGATCGCCGACCTGACGCAGGTCGGCCAGCGCGTGCTGCTGGCTCGCGGCGGCAATGGCGGCTTCGGCAACGCCTATTTCACCACCTCGACGAACCGCGCCCCGCGCCATGCCAATCCCGGCCAGGAGGGCCGGGAGCACTGGCTGTGGCTGCGCCTCAAGCTGATCGCCGATGCGGGCCTCGTCGGCCTGCCGAATGCTGGCAAGTCCACCTTCCTGGCGACCGTGACGGCCGCCAAGCCCAAGATCGCCGATTATCCCTTCACCACGCTGCATCCGGGGCTCGGCGTGGTGCGGGTCGATGCCCGCGAATTCGTGCTCGCCGACATTCCGGGCCTGATCGAGGGCGCCCACGAGGGCGTCGGGCTCGGAGACCGGTTCCTGGCCCATGTCGAGCGCTGCCGCGTGCTGCTCCACCTCGTCGACGGCACCAGCGAAGATGCGGGGGCCGCCTACCAACTGGTGCGAACGGAACTCGACGCCTATGGGCACGGCCTGGCGGAGAAGCCGGAGATCGTCGCGCTGTCGAAGGCCGACATCCTCGATCCCGAGACGCTGGCCGCGCAGGTCGCCCGCCTGGAGGAGGCTGCCGGGCGTCCGCCGCTCGTCCTCTCCGCCGCGACCCGCCAGGGCGTGCCGGAGGCGCTCCGGGCCCTGATGGCGGCGATGGATGCGGCCAGCGCCGAGGAGGCGAAGCCCGCAGAGGCCTGGCAGCCCTGAGGCCGGCGCGACCCGCGCCTCGATCGTCACCGCCGAGATCTTCCCACGACGCCGAGGCATCCGGCGTCGGCGGGGCTGTCCCGACGGCCCGTCTCCGGCTATGCGGTTAAGCCTCATCCCGCTTCGGCCATCCCGATGACACCCGCCCTCGATCAGTTCCGCCGCGTCGTCCTCAAGGTCGGATCCGCGCTCCTCGTCGACCGCGCCAGGGGACGGCTGCGCCATGCCTGGCTCGCGGCCCTCGCCGAGGACATCGCGGATCTGCACGGGCGCGGCGTCGATGTGCTGGTCGTGTCCTCCGGCTCGATCGCGCTCGGCCGCACGGTGCTGGGCTTTTCCGCGGGGCCGCTGCGCCTTGAGGAGAGCCAGGCGGCGGCGGCCGTGGGGCAGATCGCGCTCGCCCGCTACTGGTCGGAGGCGCTCGCGCATCACGGCATCGCGGCCGGGCAGATCCTGGTGACGCCCAAGGACACCGAGGAGCGGCGGCGCTACCTCAATGCCCGCGCGACCACCCTCAAGCTCCTGGAGGTCCGCGCCGTCCCGGTCGTCAACGAGAACGATACGGTCGCGACCTCCGAGATCCGGTACGGCGACAACGACCGGCTCGCCGCCCGCGTCGCCACCATGATCGGGGCCGACCTGCTGGTCCTGTTCTCCGACATCGACGGGCTCTACACCGCCCCGCCCGCGAGCGACCCGACCGCCCGCCACCTGCCCGTCATCGAGCGGATCACGCCCGAGATCGAGGCGATGGCCGGCGGGCCGGCCTCGGACCTGTCGCGCGGCGGCATGCGCACCAAGATCGAGGCGGGCAAGATCGCGACCGGCGGCGGCACCCACATGCTGATTGCGGACGGGCGGGGCAAGAACCCGCTGAAGGCGGTGGCGATGGGGGCCCGGGCCTCGTGGTTCCTGTCCGCCTCGACGCCCACCGCCGCCCGGAAGACCTGGATCGCCGGCTCGCTCGAGCCTCGCGGCAGCCTCGTGATCGACGCCGGCGCCGAGAGGGCACTGCAGGGCGGGGCGAGCCTGCTGCCGGTCGGCGTCGCGCGGATCGAGGGGGCTTTCGCGCGCGGCGACGCCGTGGTGATCCGCTCCCTCTCCGGCACGATCCTCGGGCGCGGCCTCGTCGCCTATGACAGCGACGACGCGACGCGGATCATCGGCCGCTCCAGCCGGGAGATCGAGGCGGTGCTGGGCTATCCCGGTCGCGCAGAGATGATCCACCGGGACGACATGGCTCTGGTCGGCGAATAGGCGCGGCTCTCTCTCTCTCTCTCTCTCTCTCTCTCTCTCTCTGCTTGTCGCTGATGGGGGCCGCATGGCATGGAGGACCGCGCCCGTGATCGGAGCCGCCTAAACGTTACGCAGGAACTTCGCCCGTGTCCGTGCTCACCCTGAAGGCCCGTGCCGGGGCCGACGACGTCGACGCCCTCATGCGGGAGATCGGCCGCCAGGCCCGGGCCGCCGCCCGCCGCATGGCGCTCGTTTCAGGCCAGCAGAAGGACAGGGGTCTGCGCGCCGCCGCCGCCGCCATCCGCGCCGCGGCCCCGGCGATCCTGGAGGCGAACCGCGCCGACCTGACCGAGGCCCGCGCCAAGGACCTGCCCGCCGCCACCCTCGACCGGCTCGAACTCACCCCCGCCCGCGTGGAGGCCATCGCGGCCGCCGTCGAGGCGATCGCCGGCCTGCCCGATCCGGTCGGGCGTCGGCTCGCCGCCTTCGAGCGTCCGAACGGCCTTTCCATCGAGCGCATCGCGACGCCGCTCGGCGTCGTCGGCGTGATCTTCGAGAGCCGGCCCAACGTCACCGCCGATGCGGGCGCGCTCTGCCTCAAGGCCGGCAATGCCGCGGTGCTGCGGGCGGGCTCCGAGAGCCTGCGCAGCGCCGCCGCCATCGCCGCCGCCATGACGGAGGGCCTCGTCGCCGAGGGTCTGCCGGCGGACGCGATCCAGCTCGTGCCCACCCGCGACCGCGCCGCGGTCGGCGCCATGCTGAGCGGCCTCGACGGCTGCATCGACGTGATCGTGCCCCGCGGCGGCAAGAACCTGGTGGCCCGGGTCCAGAACGAGGCCAAGGTGCCGGTCTTCGCGCATCTCGAAGGGATCTGCCATGTCTTCGTGCATGCGGCGGCCGACCTCGCCATGGCCCGCACCATCGTGCGCAACAGCAAGCTGCGCCGCACCGGCATCTGCGGGGCCGCCGAGACGCTTCTCGTCGACCGGGCCTGCGCGTCCACGCACCTCGCTCCCCTCGTCCTCGACCTCCTGGAGGCGGGCTGCGCCGTCCGGGGTGACGAGGCGACGCGGGCGGTCGATCCGCGCGTGACCCCGGCGAGCGAGGCCGACTGGCGGACCGAGTATCTCGACGCGGTCATCGCGGTGCGGGTGGTCGAGGGGCTCGACGCCGCCATCGACCACATCGAGACCTTCGGCTCGCACCACACCGACGCCATCGTCACGCACGACACAGGCGCCGCCGAGCGCTTCCTGGCCGAGGTCGATTCGGCGATCGTGGTGCACAATGCCTCGACGCAGTTCGCGGACGGGGGCGAGTTCGGCTTCGGGGCCGAGATCGGCATCGCCACCGGGCGGATGCATGCCCGCGGCCCGGTCGGCGTCGAGCAGCTCACCACCTTCAAGTATCGCGTGCACGGCTCCGGCCAGATCCGGCCTTAGAGCATCGTGCCGAAAAGTGGATGCCGGTTTTCGGCGAAAGACGATGCGAAAACAAAGAGATACAGCATCGTGCCGAAAAGTGGATGCCGGTTTTCGGCGAAAAACGATGCGAAAACAAAGAGATACAGCAACAGACCTGATCCCCGAATCAGGTCCGATGCTGTAAGCCCGCGGTGATCGTCCGCCTGCCGCCGAGCGCGCCGGGTCTGCGGGTCGGCCTCTACGGCGGCTCGTTCAACCCGGCCCATGCCGGTCACCTGCATGTCAGCCGGCTGGCCCTGCGCCGCCTCGCCCTCGACCGGGTGTGGTGGATGGTGAGCCCCGGCAACCCGCTGAAGGACCGCCGCATCCTGGCGCCGCTCGCGGAGCGCGTCGCCGGAGCGGAGGCGATCGCCCGCGACCCGCGCATCGCCGTGACCGCGTTCGAGACGGCGATCGGGGCCCGTTACACCCGCGAGTCGCTGGAGTGGCTGGTCCGGCACCGGCCGGACCTGCGCTTCGTCTGGATCATGGGCGCCGACAGCCTCGCGAGCTTCCACCGCTGGCAGGGCTGGCGCGCGATCGCCCGGATGATGCCGATCGCCGTGATCGACCGACCCGGCTTCACGCTGAGGGCGACCGCGGCGCCGGCGGGCCGGGCGCTGGACCGCTTCCGCCTCGACGAGCGCCATGCGGCGCGTCTCGTGCGGGCGGCCCCGCCCGCCTGGGTCTTCCTGCACGGGCCGCGCTCCGATCTGTCCTCGACCGCCCTGCGCGGTGCCGGCCCGTCGATCCCCGGCCAAGGCGATCCCCGGCCAAGATGACGGTCCGCGGCGTCACCGTATTGAAAGCGGGGGGCACAGCCCCTTATCTTGAAGTCCTGGCGCCGCAGGGCGCGCATCGACAGGGGTCGGCACTGAATCAACCGTCTTCCCACGAGGCTCACATCCACGAGCTTCCCGCTCGGCCCGAGGCGGCGGCGCCGCCGGCCGAGGATCTCATCGAGGCTCTCATGGGGATCGCCCGGCGCTGCCTTGAGGACATGAAGGCCGAGGACACGGTCGAGATCGACCTCGCCGGAAAGACCTCGATCGCCGATGCCATGATCATCACCTCCGGCCGCTCCCACCGGCATGTCGGCTCGATCGCCGACAAGCTGCTGCAGGAGCTGAAGGCTGCCGGCCACGGCAATGCCCGGGTCGAGGGCCTGCCGGCCTGCGACTGGGTGCTGATCGACGCCGGGGACCTTCTGGTCCACATCTTCCGGCCCGAGGTGCGCCACTTCTACAATCTCGAGAAGATGTGGGGCGCCGACCGGCCGGGTGATCGCCTCGCCGGCTGACGAACCCATCCTGGATAAGGGGAGGGGCCCGGTGCGGCTCGCCCTCGTTGCCGTCGGCCGGCTGAAGCGCGGGCCGGAACGGGAGCTCGTGGAGACCTACAGGGAGCGGGCCGATGCGCTCGCGCGCGGCCTGGGCTTCTCCGCCGTGCAGGTGACGGAACTCGCCGAGAGCCGCGCCCGCCGAGCACCCGACCGCTGCGCCGAGGAAGGGGCG
Encoded here:
- the rplU gene encoding 50S ribosomal protein L21, which encodes MFAVIKTGGKQYRVAANDVITIAKLEGEAGTAVTFGEVLLYADGEGATQVGAPTVSGISVAGEIVAQKRGPKIIAFKKRRRQNSRRKRGHRQDFTVVRVTGISAA
- the rpmA gene encoding 50S ribosomal protein L27, with product MAHKKAGGSSRNGRDSDGRRLGVKKFGNEAVIAGNIIVRQRGTRWHPGANVGMGRDHTLFALTAGRVQFAKKHGRAYVTVVPAQAAAE
- a CDS encoding GNAT family N-acetyltransferase, which gives rise to MFPDLTRDDVFRLETRRLWLRWPRQADAQAIVRLAGEKAVAEMTARIPHPLDPREADAFVLQARRDNAEGKALTMAITPRRQPQTLIGVVGIEPDHEQDGPHLGYWLGAPHWGQGLATEAARAMIDAFFAYTEGAALTSSARVVNPASRRVLEKCGFAAVGSGLRSFPARGGLFPVDHFRLDRRAWDSLKTWHAAGLVFGRHTSSGESLGPGA
- the obgE gene encoding GTPase ObgE, which codes for MKFLDEAKVYIRSGDGGAGCVSFRREKFIEFGGPDGGDGGRGGDVWAECVEGLNTLIDYRYQQHFKAKKGEHGSGRNRAGAKGADVVLKVPAGTEILAEDRETQIADLTQVGQRVLLARGGNGGFGNAYFTTSTNRAPRHANPGQEGREHWLWLRLKLIADAGLVGLPNAGKSTFLATVTAAKPKIADYPFTTLHPGLGVVRVDAREFVLADIPGLIEGAHEGVGLGDRFLAHVERCRVLLHLVDGTSEDAGAAYQLVRTELDAYGHGLAEKPEIVALSKADILDPETLAAQVARLEEAAGRPPLVLSAATRQGVPEALRALMAAMDAASAEEAKPAEAWQP
- the proB gene encoding glutamate 5-kinase encodes the protein MTPALDQFRRVVLKVGSALLVDRARGRLRHAWLAALAEDIADLHGRGVDVLVVSSGSIALGRTVLGFSAGPLRLEESQAAAAVGQIALARYWSEALAHHGIAAGQILVTPKDTEERRRYLNARATTLKLLEVRAVPVVNENDTVATSEIRYGDNDRLAARVATMIGADLLVLFSDIDGLYTAPPASDPTARHLPVIERITPEIEAMAGGPASDLSRGGMRTKIEAGKIATGGGTHMLIADGRGKNPLKAVAMGARASWFLSASTPTAARKTWIAGSLEPRGSLVIDAGAERALQGGASLLPVGVARIEGAFARGDAVVIRSLSGTILGRGLVAYDSDDATRIIGRSSREIEAVLGYPGRAEMIHRDDMALVGE
- a CDS encoding glutamate-5-semialdehyde dehydrogenase — protein: MSVLTLKARAGADDVDALMREIGRQARAAARRMALVSGQQKDRGLRAAAAAIRAAAPAILEANRADLTEARAKDLPAATLDRLELTPARVEAIAAAVEAIAGLPDPVGRRLAAFERPNGLSIERIATPLGVVGVIFESRPNVTADAGALCLKAGNAAVLRAGSESLRSAAAIAAAMTEGLVAEGLPADAIQLVPTRDRAAVGAMLSGLDGCIDVIVPRGGKNLVARVQNEAKVPVFAHLEGICHVFVHAAADLAMARTIVRNSKLRRTGICGAAETLLVDRACASTHLAPLVLDLLEAGCAVRGDEATRAVDPRVTPASEADWRTEYLDAVIAVRVVEGLDAAIDHIETFGSHHTDAIVTHDTGAAERFLAEVDSAIVVHNASTQFADGGEFGFGAEIGIATGRMHARGPVGVEQLTTFKYRVHGSGQIRP
- a CDS encoding nicotinate-nucleotide adenylyltransferase, translated to MIVRLPPSAPGLRVGLYGGSFNPAHAGHLHVSRLALRRLALDRVWWMVSPGNPLKDRRILAPLAERVAGAEAIARDPRIAVTAFETAIGARYTRESLEWLVRHRPDLRFVWIMGADSLASFHRWQGWRAIARMMPIAVIDRPGFTLRATAAPAGRALDRFRLDERHAARLVRAAPPAWVFLHGPRSDLSSTALRGAGPSIPGQGDPRPR
- the rsfS gene encoding ribosome silencing factor gives rise to the protein MGIARRCLEDMKAEDTVEIDLAGKTSIADAMIITSGRSHRHVGSIADKLLQELKAAGHGNARVEGLPACDWVLIDAGDLLVHIFRPEVRHFYNLEKMWGADRPGDRLAG